ccacatgttaagaagttcaaaaaagccaaaagactgtggcttaccatggctgcctgcaagcccaaatctgttgcctggcactgcgtgagtgatctctcacaccaaaccggcaggccctcaatataagaggaaaaatgcgaccttgtaacgaaaccacatgtgctgtgtaatgtgaacagcaaaatttaacgtgaaagagtgtacccattgttctctaaaatgtgtctttttttaaccacctctcccttctcctccaccagctgcaaatgtttctccttcacagaggctagtgaagattagaaggagaaaacggtggactcaggatgacatgttcacggagctccagatgtcctcctacgctgaaagagcacagcagaatgcgtggaggcagtcaatgtcagactacagaaaagcacagtatgaacgagaggagaggtggcgggctgaatcgcaggatgaacagagcaagtggcgggctgaagatgataggtggcgtcagcttgcagacagaaggcaagagtcgatgctccggctgctggagcatcaaactgatatgctccagtgtatggttgagctgcaggaaaggcagcaggagcagagaccgccgctacagcccctgtgtaaccaacaaccctcctccccaagttccatagcctcctcacccagacgcccaagaacacggtgggggggggggcctccagtcactccaccccagatgattgcccgagcatcagaaggctggccttcaataagagttaaagttttaaactacagtgtgtccttttccttccctccgcccccactcatcccgggctaccttggcaattatccccttagttgtgtgatgaattaataaagaatgcatgaatgtgaagtaacaatgactgtattgcctctgcaagcggtgctcgaagggggaggggaggggagggtggggtctttggtttacagggaagtagagtgaaccgggtgggggggtggggtggagggttcatcaaggagaaacaaacagaagtctcacaccgtagcctggccagtcacaaaactcattttcaaagcttctctgatgcgcatcgcaccctgctgtgctcttctaaccactctggtgtctggctgcgcgtaatcagcggccaggcgatgtgcctcaatctcccaccccgccataaatgtctcccccttactctcacagatattgtggagcgcacagcaagcagcaataacaatgcaaactagacacaatcaactccggtttgaataaggactgggaatggctgagccattacaaacattgattctatctccccttgtaagtatgctcacacttcttatcaaactgtctgtactgggctatcttgattatcacttcaaaagttttttttctcttaattaattggcctctcagagttggtaagacaactcccacctgtttatgctctctgtatgtgtgtatatatatctcctcaatatatgttccattctatatgcatccgaagaagtgggctgtagtccacgaaagcttatgctctaataaatgtgttagtctctaaggtgccacaagtactcctgtt
This region of Chrysemys picta bellii isolate R12L10 chromosome 9, ASM1138683v2, whole genome shotgun sequence genomic DNA includes:
- the LOC135973376 gene encoding uncharacterized protein LOC135973376 translates to MKDRGHNRDAQQCHVKIKELRQAYHKAREANGRSGAQPQTCRFYAELHAMLGGAATTTPTVCYDSFTGETHREEGSGYEEEEDEDNVDSSQQQGSRETGFPNSQDMFITLDLEPVTPELTQGVLPDPEGTPGTSAANVSPSQRLVKIRRRKRWTQDDMFTELQMSSYAERAQQNAWRQSMSDYRKAQYEREERWRAESQDEQSKWRAEDDRWRQLADRRQESMLRLLEHQTDMLQCMVELQERQQEQRPPLQPLCNQQPSSPSSIASSPRRPRTRWGGGPPVTPPQMIARASEGWPSIRVKVLNYSVSFSFPPPPLIPGYLGNYPLSCVMN